The proteins below come from a single Lonchura striata isolate bLonStr1 chromosome 10, bLonStr1.mat, whole genome shotgun sequence genomic window:
- the ZIC1 gene encoding zinc finger protein ZIC 1: MLLDAGPQYPAIGVTTFGSSRHHSTADVTDREVGLGINPFADGMGAFKINPSTHELASAGQTAFTSQAPGYAAAALGHHHHPTHVSSYSSAAFNSTRDFLFRNRGFGEAAAASAQHSLFASAAGSFAGPHGHTDAAGHILFPGLHEQATSHASPNVVNGQMRLGFSGDMYGRPDQYGQVTSPRSEHYASTQLHGYGHMNMNMAAHHGAGAFFRYMRQPIKQELICKWIEPEQLSNPKKSCNKTFSTMHELVTHVTVEHVGGPEQSNHICFWEECPREGKPFKAKYKLVNHIRVHTGEKPFPCPFPGCGKVFARSENLKIHKRTHTGEKPFKCEFEGCDRRFANSSDRKKHMHVHTSDKPYLCKMCDKSYTHPSSLRKHMKVHESSSQGSQPSPAASSGYESSTPPTIVSPSTENQTASSLSPSSSAVHHTSSHSTLTSNFNEWYV; the protein is encoded by the exons ATGCTTCTGGATGCTGGACCGCAGTATCCCGCCATAGGAGTCACTACCTTCGGATCCTCTCGCCACCACTCCACGGCCGATGTCACGGACAGAGAAGTGGGGCTGGGGATCAACCCCTTCGCCGACGGCATGGGCGCCTTCAAAATCAACCCCAGCACCCACGAGCTGGCCTCGGCCGGCCAGACCGCCTTCACCTCGCAGGCTCCCGGCTACGCGGCGGCGGCCCTGGGGCACCACCACCACCCGACCCATGTCAGCTCCTATTCCAGCGCCGCCTTCAACTCCACCCGGGACTTTCTGTTCCGCAACCGCGGCTTcggggaggcggcggccgcCAGCGCCCAGCACAGCCTCTTCGCCTCCGCTGCCGGCAGCTTCGCCGGACCCCACGGACACACAGATGCCGCGGGACATATACTTTTCCCGGGGCTGCACGAACAAGCCACCAGCCACGCTTCGCCTAACGTGGTGAACGGGCAGATGCGCCTGGGCTTCTCCGGAGACATGTACGGCAGACCCGACCAGTACGGCCAGGTCACCAGCCCGCGCTCCGAGCACTACGCCTCGACCCAGCTGCACGGCTACGGCCACATGAACATGAACATGGCAGCCCACCACGGGGCAGGGGCCTTCTTTCGTTACATGAGGCAGCCCATCAAACAGGAACTCATCTGTAAGTGGATTGAGCCCGAGCAATTGTCAAACCCCAAAAAGTCCTGCAACAAAACTTTCAGCACGATGCACGAGCTGGTGACTCATGTCACGGTGGAGCACGTTGGAGGACCCGAGCAGTCCAATCACATATGTTTCTGGGAAGAGTGTCCAAGAGAAGGGAAACCTTTCAAGGCCAAATATAAACTTGTAAATCACATCAGAGTCCACACAGGTGAAAAACCTTTcccctgccctttcccaggctgTGGCAAAGTGTTTGCCAGATCAGAGAATCTCAAAATACACAAAAGAACTCATACAG GTGAAAAACCATTTAAGTGTGAGTTCGAGGGCTGTGACAGGCGCTTTGCAAACAGCAGCGACCGCAAAAAGCACATGCATGTGCACACTTCCGACAAGCCCTATCTCTGCAAAATGTGCGACAAGTCCTACACGCACCCCAGCTCCCTCCGAAAGCACATGAAG GTCCATGAATCATCCTCGCAGGGGTCCCAGCCTTCTCCCGCCGCCAGCTCAGGCTACGAGTCCTCCACCCCTCCAACCATCGTGTCTCCATCCACAGAAAACCAGACTGCCAGCTCCTTATCCCCTTCCTCCTCCGCAGTCCATCACACGTCCAGCCACAGCACGCTTACATCAAATTTTAACGAATGGTACGTCTAA